Below is a window of Hyalangium ruber DNA.
TGCCGAAGTTGAGGGATCGCGGCGGGTGGAGACAGCCGCGCGGAGACATCTATCCCTGCCTCGTCATGGAATGGGTGGAGGGAGTGGCGCTATACGAGTGGGCTGCGAGGGGAAAATGCACCTCGCGGCAGATACTCCGAGTACTGGCGCAACTGGCCCGAGCGTTAGAAGCCACGCACCAAGCCGACGGAGTGCATCGTGACGTGAAGGGGGACAACGTCTTGGTCAACCCTGAAGGCTTCGCCTGGCTGGTGGATTTCGGGGCCGGGAAGTTCAAGGGAGCGCGCTCGTTGACACAGGAGACGCTGCCCCCGGGCACCCAGGCGTATCGCAGCCCTCAAGCGCTGCGCTTCCTCAAGGAGAACTACCGCGATCGTGGGGCGCACTACGAGGCGACCGAGGCGGATGACGTGTATGCGCTGGGAGTGACCGCCTATCGGGCGGTAACGGGGCGCTACCCTCCACCGGGCACGGACCTGGATAGGGCCTTCGATCCGAAACACGCGCCGCTGCCTCCGCTCCAACCCCCGAGCGCGCTCGTGAGCATGTGCCCCGAGTTGGAAGGGCTCATCCTGCGCATGCTGTCGGACATGCCCGAAGAACGGGGTAGAGCGGGAGAGGTAGCACACTCTCTTGAGCAGGCTGCTGCTTCGGCGGGCCACAGGGCTGACGCTCCCATTCTCCCCCATGGCAGTGGGGCCGCTGCCAAGAAGAGCAGGCCCCGGAGCCGTCGCATTCGCCAGGCA
It encodes the following:
- a CDS encoding serine/threonine protein kinase → MSSHTAESRPDSLAPGTKIGPWCVERLHGRGTYGTVYRVRSDEPGETGVFALKLAHFPWDPRFEREGLLLSRIRHDSVPKLRDRGGWRQPRGDIYPCLVMEWVEGVALYEWAARGKCTSRQILRVLAQLARALEATHQADGVHRDVKGDNVLVNPEGFAWLVDFGAGKFKGARSLTQETLPPGTQAYRSPQALRFLKENYRDRGAHYEATEADDVYALGVTAYRAVTGRYPPPGTDLDRAFDPKHAPLPPLQPPSALVSMCPELEGLILRMLSDMPEERGRAGEVAHSLEQAAASAGHRADAPILPHGSGAAAKKSRPRSRRIRQAFAPAVPWLGGAVGGAFLAAVTWWMVQPREQSPSEVQQEHVSDEESEGTVALGDTGQPVPTTEGAQRAQPSGIGLEMPKRPFPGQVVPPCKKGFEAEIELTPGKKETRSCWIEVKAAEGLCKPNGYEYRGGCYLPVYPPAKLPQSVKQ